Proteins co-encoded in one Zygotorulaspora mrakii chromosome 5, complete sequence genomic window:
- the HRD3 gene encoding ubiquitin ligase complex subunit HRD3 (similar to Saccharomyces cerevisiae HRD3 (YLR207W); ancestral locus Anc_7.339) has protein sequence MRLNRTLWVSLVLIYSFIIRAQDPWQDAESMLRQALKRVDPMARSSSTSDRSRTEESGVLYIPMDYYEEEQEKRYAYFFSNEATDWQKKVHRLLRESSEIYGNPEATFILAQLHLWGDYGFPHNKTLAFKYSDKFNNLTRFTNSSVLFDLSVMHSTGFFGEIPVDRAKGLVYLQQAASLGNMQAKQALAYKYSSGTDVPRDCNKALLLYREIAESIRRSFSDEEWYLYPPYVETYDVRLPDLTGGLLGKGLTTWVKTLQGRLPSERPDITSSFLTKMDGGKVWLKFGSENSGASFTDNDDDSYDRIVDIYYTALDEYKGTYMTARDCEEARKILELTFITFDNEVPVMDNLPRFFYAKCIELLGHIYFTGEAEGHPNITLAERYLNRSLELFETYGSLGSTSHTDLGLISQYIKKNDTDAIKHYRKGEHTEFATGAGRHDFQLSLLSSKYPELKLGDPFMLIQHAYALGSRPAIYEFARMKESGMGGYYSCEDSIASFQLFVERSEELMAPQLRTAYGELLKENGEVALWAYAQAAEQGYEAAQVNAACISYLLPRNFEDPPKTTRERKLMSISYYMQALKQGNIDAGVVAGNIYFEMQDYSKSVQLYQSSALRFSPQALWNLGYMYEYGLGVEIDFSMAKRYYDQVLENNPKLYIAVKLSVLKLRAKAWLLWITGERSGYELGDRDNEQSDDKRVPWYKKLFESYKSAFTGNDESEGDKKEGDGSTQNADSKQKEESDEGTWTRLSSLGLHLEDFLSIAFILFLFLFSVIVRIIAARRGWNVNNADVRVNGNHGAHDGGQNNNVFRGNFEVRIAI, from the coding sequence ATGAGATTAAATAGGACACTTTGGGTGAGTCTGGTACTTATTTATAGCTTTATTATTAGGGCTCAAGATCCATGGCAAGATGCAGAGAGCATGTTGCGGCAGGCTTTGAAGAGGGTGGATCCAATGGCAAGGTCTTCAAGCACATCCGATAGGAGCCGTACTGAAGAAAGTGGTGTACTCTACATACCCATGGATTACtatgaagaagagcaagagaAGCGTTATGCATACTTCTTCAGTAATGAAGCAACCGATTGGCAAAAAAAGGTACACCGTTTGCTTCGAGAGTCCAGTGAAATATATGGCAACCCAGAAGCTACGTTTATATTAGCTCAACTGCATTTATGGGGAGATTATGGATTTCCTCACAACAAAACACTGGCATTCAAGTACTCAGATAAGTTTAATAATTTAACGCGATTTACTAATAGCTCCGTCCTTTTCGATCTATCCGTTATGCATTCAACAGGCTTTTTTGGAGAGATACCGGTAGACCGTGCAAAAGGGCTTGTATATCTTCAACAGGCAGCATCCTTAGGTAACATGCAGGCCAAACAGGCTCTTGCATATAAGTATTCTTCGGGGACAGACGTCCCTCGAGATTGTAACAAAGCGCTACTGCTCTACCGCGAGATAGCAGAATCGATTCGAAGGTCCTTCTCGGATGAAGAGTGGTATTTATATCCTCCATATGTGGAAACCTACGACGTCAGGCTTCCTGATCTGACTGGAGGTTTATTAGGAAAAGGTTTGACTACTTGGGTTAAAACACTTCAAGGGCGGCTTCCATCAGAAAGACCAGATATAACGTCATCATTTCTTACAAAAATGGATGGAGGTAAGGTGTGGCTCAAGTTTGGAAGTGAAAATAGTGGAGCATCATTTAcagataatgatgatgacagCTATGATAGAATTGTTGACATATACTACACAGCACTCGATGAGTATAAGGGAACATACATGACAGCTCGTGATTGTGAGGAGGCAAGAAAGATTTTGGAACTGACTTTTATAACATTTGACAATGAGGTTCCGGTAATGGATAATTTACCAAGATTTTTCTACGCAAAGTGTATTGAACTTCTCGGCCACATATACTTCACCGGAGAAGCTGAAGGGCACCCCAATATTACTCTTGCTGAAAGGTACTTAAATAGGTCCCTTGAGCTATTTGAAACATATGGCTCTCTAGGGTCGACTTCCCACACAGATTTGGGGTTGATATCGCagtatatcaaaaagaatgacACCGACGCAATCAAACATTATAGAAAAGGCGAGCACACAGAGTTTGCTACTGGTGCAGGTCGACACGACTTTCAATTATCATTATTGTCAAGTAAATACCCAGAACTGAAGCTAGGTGATCCTTTCATGTTGATTCAACACGCTTACGCCTTAGGATCGCGCCCCGCTATATACGAGTTTGCAAGAATGAAAGAAAGTGGAATGGGCGGTTACTATAGCTGCGAAGACAGTATTGCATCGTTTCAGTTATTTGTAGAGCGAAGTGAAGAGCTTATGGCACCCCAATTGAGGACTGCATACGgtgaacttttgaaagaaaatggcgAGGTCGCGCTATGGGCATACGCACAGGCTGCTGAACAAGGATACGAAGCAGCTCAAGTAAATGCTGCTTGCATCTCATATCTTCTTCCCCGTAATTTCGAAGACCCCCCAAAAACCAcaagagagagaaaacTAATGTCGATATCGTATTATATGCAGGCGTTAAAGCAAGGAAATATTGACGCCGGTGTTGTTGCTGGAAacatatattttgaaatgcaagattattcaaaatccGTTCAGCTGTATCAGAGCTCGGCTCTTAGATTCTCTCCCCAAGCTTTATGGAACCTGGGATACATGTACGAGTATGGGCTTGGTGTAGAAATAGATTTTAGTATGGCCAAACGATACTATGATCAAGTGCTAGAAAATAATCCAAAACTTTACATCGCCGTGAAACTAAGTGTACTAAAATTAAGGGCTAAAGCATGGCTCTTGTGGATTACCGGGGAACGTTCTGGATACGAACTTGGTGATCGCGATAATGAGCAAAGTGATGATAAAAGGGTGCCGTGGTATAAGAaactctttgaaagctATAAGAGCGCCTTTACAGGAAATGATGAGTCGGAAGGAGACAAGAAAGAAGGAGACGGAAGCACACAGAACGCTGATTCGAAGCAGAAGGAGGAAAGTGATGAAGGAACATGGACAAGATTGAGCTCTCTTGGTCTTCACCTGGAAGATTTTTTGTCTATCGCCTTTATTctatttctctttctctttAGTGTAATTGTCAGGATCATCGCTGCGAGACGAGGCTGGAACGTCAACAATGCAGATGTACGTGTCAATGGAAATCATGGCGCACATGATGGAGGTCAAAATAACAATGTCTTTCGTGGCAATTTTGAGGTAAGGATCGCGATATGA